From the genome of Xiphophorus couchianus chromosome 15, X_couchianus-1.0, whole genome shotgun sequence:
TTATGGCTCCACTTATTTAGAGCGCTTTTAAAGATTAAGCTGAAGGCAGCGTTTCTCCAGCAGCTGCTTTACATAGTTTATCATGGCTCACAACGAAGATGATGATTATGAGTACAGAATCAAAGAGGGAGACCACATAGTGTTAAAACGAGGGGACGTCTACAAAGCGGTGCAAATTCAGCGGAAGAAGTAAGTGAAATGTTGATATAAACTGGGAAGCAACAGCTTCAGTTTATTATGTGATAAATTCTTATAGATAGGTGTACGCTGAGTTTATCTGGTGCTGGAGTGAATGATGACGATTGACAGGATTTGGCTGGTTTACTCACAGAAAGGTGATCTTTGAGAAGCAGTGGATCTTGCTGGATAACGTAGTGGGACATCTGTACGGCACCACATTTGAGATTGCCTCCGGAGGAACATTGCAACCAAAGGAAGACAAGGAAACGGGAAGTTCCACAGGTGTGTATTACATTCTCAGCCATTGCGAGGTCACTtcggtttgtgtttttatttcacctccctccttttttttaattttttgtatgccattttcaaacaattattagcaaactttcatttttctcccCATGCCAAATATCCAAATTGGTAGATTTACACTAACCTTTTTTTGCCAATTCTGAAGAAATTTCAAAGCTAGGGAatgaagaaaatatgcaaatcaaATAAGACTGgtagtgaataaaataaatctgtataaAATAGAAGTGAAcggcacaaaaaaataatgctgAAGGATCAGGTTgcttcatttagttttaaaggcatatgaaggaattattgtGATGCATTCATCAGAATTGACAACCTGGCcaaatttgtaattttccatcagcaaagtcaaatttacacaaatattaCATTCAAAATGGAGAAAATCTGTCTTTGCATCCAGCTATTTTTAATACCCCTTTACAGGTTCTGTAAATATAAACATGCTTAAATGCAGAGATCCTGTTGAGCCTTTGTTTTAACTGCGTTTCACTGTCTCTCTGTGTGGCTCCTAGATGTGAAGGTGGCAGGTACAGACAACAGAAACATCGTCGATGATGGGAAATCACAGAAACTCACCCGAGACGACATTGAGACGATGAAAGAGCAAGGTCTGAAGAACGAGGTACAAATGTAACTTGAACAAAGTTACTGAGCCGTTCATCtctaaaaatccacaaatacagCAATCGCATTTCCTCGTTTATGAGGGAGATTATAGCTCACTCAGCGATTCTTCTTTCTTGCTCACCTAAAGATGTAGAAGAAGagccagaaaaaaactaatcaataatcaaCGACAACAGTCACGAAACGCTTATGTCGTTTCTTGACATAAGCGTTCAGCTCTAATTTTTAAGTCTTGGTTCTTCAGTATCAGCTCCCAAGAATTTTGTTGTCAATGTAACCTATTTCTGTCAAGGTCTGGCACATTTACTAATCTGAAAAAGGTCAGACTTTCATTTTCCAGGTAATCAATTCCCAATCAGAATTGGCCAAGCATAAAATCGTCTGATATTGATCACCAACTGATTTCTCAGCGTATATTTGGTTAGTAATGAACGGAAATGATGAGAGTTAATgcatcatttattttgtgtgtacCTCAGGAAATCATTCAGCAGCTCATAGATAACAGTTCAACATTCAATAATAAGACTGGATATGCCCAGGATAAGTAcattaagaagaagaagaaaaagtgagtCACACACACTCAAAACGGTTGCAGGCATCAATCAGTGTAATGTGTTAATGTTCCTGGTCTCATCGCCTGTTCTCGTCTCATTCCCTCCCAGGTATGAAAACACGGTGACGGTTCTGAAACCGACCTGCCGCATCATAGCCATGATGTACCACGGCCGCGAACCAGGGAAGATCTGGTGAGACTGCAGGCTGAAAATCGGCAGATTTTTGAGCGGATTAAATGTCGGTTTGATTGCAACGGTGTGTGCGTTTCCATGTGATGCAGCCATCTGCGGTATGACACACTGGCACAGATGTTGACTCTGGGAAACATCCATGCTGGCAGTAAAGTTCTAGTGTTCGAGACCTGTGCTGGACTTGTGCTGGGAGCCATCATGGAGAGAATGGGAGGCAGGTTTTCTTTAACAAGCTGTGTGCACCATCCACCTTGTAAAGATTTCAGCTGTCTTTGCGGACTTTGACCGAAGCCTTTCTTTTGCCCTTTATGTAATTACTTTCTCTTCCCTCCCCGTCCAGGCTACGGCTCGGTGATTCAGATGTACCCAGGAGGTGGGCCGGTCCGGGCGGGGGTGGAGTGTTTCGGCTTCCCCGCACATTTTCACGATATGCTGCATGAGTTTCCCATCTGCCACGTCAACGCTTTGCTGGCAAGCACACTGGACACCAGTGCCAAAGACCCCACTGCTGGTTGGGCAttcttttataatttttgaCAGATTTACTACAAATTAGAGCTGAACTGCCAATGACAGCCAGGatttatatatcttttttttttttttttacttacgcAGCTCTACAAAACGTGTTCATAACCTTTCaagtttttctcactttgtcacatcacagccacaaacttcacaGTGGCTCCTCCAGAAAATGTTCACAAGGGGGGCCAGATCAGGCCAGTACAATTTTTAGGGGCGGGGcacagctaaaagaaaaaaaaatctatatataatttattcatattaatacttttattattctatatttaatgttattaatgtatatatttatttattgggttGGCTGGGGAGCCAGTAGGGTGGCCACtgaaacttcaatgtattttattggatgtttgtctataaatacaaaatgatgCATAATCATAAAATAGAACACAAACTGATTGAATTACCTTCTGTTGTTTGCTTACCATCTTtgcagagatatgcattaaaaCCTACAGTACCTGCTATGATCAAAATATACTGCAGATGCCCAGCTACcgtgtttttaaaaactcactCTGTTGCCCTAAATTGTCTCCATTTATTTATGTGGTTGCTGTGCTTTATCTCTTCCAACACTGCAGAAGAAAAGAGCTTGAATGCGGCTGCAGAGCAGGAGCAAATCCAGCCTGAGGCAGAACAGCAGGAAGGCAGTCCAGCCGAGGAGAGGATGGAGACAAACACCGGCGACGACGACGGCGGCCAAGACCGGGAGAAACTCGAGAGGGAGAAACGCCAAGaagcaaaagtattttaacGCTATACCTTATTCTGCTAAGTATCTATCAAATAAAAGCGATGTGTGTTTTGTAACTGGAATGCATTTCCACTTTTAGGCTCAGGAAAGAAAGGTGAAGCTGGAGGAGAAGCGCCGGAAGCTGGCGGCCGCAGCTGCCCTGCTGGAAGGCAGAAAcgctgacgggttggtctccgaTTCTTCGCCTCTGCGTTCAGATTCGTTTCTCTGCAGCACTCTGCTTCTGTCAGCAgcagcctcctcctcctgtcctGGCTCCGCGTACCAAGCAGATGCCATTACGACACATTCACACAGGGGAACAATTATGAATGATTAAATCATTAACTATGTCCATAATAGTCGTAAAAAATTCGCCTTTCTAAGGGCTCGAAGTGATTACCGTGCAGTGCTCTTCCAAGGTGAACAAATTGATTGCTTTGTAGTTAACTCCCACGTTAAATAAAAGACCTTATAGCTTTTATGATTGATGGCTGAGCTATAAGAAGCTGACATCTCTGCCAGAAGTACAAGTATTGATCTTGTTCGCTCATAGACTTTTCTATAACATACAGGCTTTACTGGAAGctataaacaataaacagaGCACAGTTTTCCTCTCTGTCCTAAATCAGCCTTTTTGACGGCTTCTCGTGCAGCTGTAAGATGGTTTGTGGGTGTTATGTTGCTTGAAGCAC
Proteins encoded in this window:
- the trmt6 gene encoding tRNA (adenine(58)-N(1))-methyltransferase non-catalytic subunit TRM6 produces the protein MAHNEDDDYEYRIKEGDHIVLKRGDVYKAVQIQRKKKVIFEKQWILLDNVVGHLYGTTFEIASGGTLQPKEDKETGSSTDVKVAGTDNRNIVDDGKSQKLTRDDIETMKEQGLKNEEIIQQLIDNSSTFNNKTGYAQDKYIKKKKKKYENTVTVLKPTCRIIAMMYHGREPGKICHLRYDTLAQMLTLGNIHAGSKVLVFETCAGLVLGAIMERMGGYGSVIQMYPGGGPVRAGVECFGFPAHFHDMLHEFPICHVNALLASTLDTSAKDPTAEEKSLNAAAEQEQIQPEAEQQEGSPAEERMETNTGDDDGGQDREKLEREKRQEAKAQERKVKLEEKRRKLAAAAALLEGRNADGLVIASQFHPCSVLLGLIKFLSPSRPFVVFSQFKETLIECYTKLKEQGGTVNLMLTDTWLRHYQVLPDRTHPLLLMSGGGGYLLSGTTVATDHSEPAAEEPAPKRQKVKDSEG